In a single window of the Streptomyces sp. NBC_00353 genome:
- a CDS encoding GNAT family N-acetyltransferase produces the protein MDRRHWPLYGLRIRTPRLELRLPDLELLDDLSTVAADGVHAPDTMPFTVPWTDGPPAERGRAVYQHVLGTVANWSVRNWALSLAVLHEGKVVGRQDLAAADFAVTGEVSTGSWLGLAHQGQGIGTEMRAAVLHLAFAGLGARTATSSAMTDNPRSLGVSRRLGYLPDGLEVAALRGAPVTLQRLRIDRDRWAGYRTVDVRIEGLDACRKDFGG, from the coding sequence ATGGACCGCCGTCACTGGCCCCTCTACGGGCTCCGCATCCGCACGCCCCGCCTGGAACTTCGGCTTCCGGACCTGGAGTTGCTCGACGACCTCTCGACGGTCGCCGCCGACGGGGTGCATGCGCCGGACACCATGCCGTTCACCGTCCCCTGGACCGACGGCCCGCCCGCCGAGCGCGGCCGGGCCGTGTACCAGCACGTGCTGGGCACCGTCGCCAACTGGTCGGTGCGGAACTGGGCGTTGAGCCTCGCTGTGCTGCACGAGGGCAAGGTGGTCGGCCGGCAGGACCTGGCGGCGGCCGACTTCGCGGTGACCGGTGAGGTCAGCACCGGTTCGTGGCTGGGGCTGGCGCACCAGGGGCAGGGCATAGGCACCGAGATGCGGGCCGCCGTGCTGCATCTGGCGTTCGCCGGTCTCGGCGCCCGGACCGCGACCTCGTCGGCGATGACCGACAACCCGCGTTCGCTGGGCGTCTCGCGCCGGCTCGGCTATCTGCCGGACGGGCTCGAGGTGGCCGCCCTGCGGGGCGCTCCCGTGACCCTGCAGCGGCTGCGGATCGACCGCGACCGCTGGGCGGGGTACCGGACCGTCGACGTGCGGATCGAGGGACTCGACGCGTGCCGGAAGGACTTCGGCGGATGA
- a CDS encoding ABC transporter substrate-binding protein codes for MPKVRTTSLSRRGLLAAGGAVGLGAVLAACGEEKKGSGSGSSSEKSGPWTFKDDRGLTAKAKSTPKNIVAFTGVAAALHDYGIEVKGVFGPTKTKDGKADVQAGDLDVSKVEILGNVWGEFNVEKYAALGPELLVTAMWEKDALWYVPDESKDKILKLAPSVALWAAQTTIPKAIQRHEDLAASLGADVKAAEITAAKARFEKAAARLRAAAKSKPNIKVMIGSASQDLFYVSLAKTSADTLYFQELGVKFVEPKVNAAGFFEELSWENVDKYDADIIMMDNRSSALQPDALTSKPTWVQLPAVKAGQVIPRTTEPIYSYDKCAPILEDLAKAIEDAKKAG; via the coding sequence ATGCCCAAGGTCCGGACCACCTCCCTCTCCCGTCGCGGCCTCCTGGCCGCCGGCGGCGCCGTCGGTCTCGGCGCCGTGCTCGCAGCCTGCGGCGAAGAAAAGAAAGGCTCCGGCTCGGGTTCGAGCTCCGAGAAGTCCGGCCCGTGGACGTTCAAGGACGACCGCGGTCTGACCGCGAAGGCCAAGTCGACTCCGAAGAACATCGTCGCCTTCACCGGTGTCGCCGCCGCACTCCACGACTACGGCATCGAGGTCAAGGGCGTCTTCGGCCCGACGAAGACCAAGGACGGCAAGGCCGATGTGCAGGCCGGCGACCTCGACGTCAGCAAGGTCGAGATCCTCGGCAACGTCTGGGGCGAATTCAACGTCGAGAAGTACGCGGCGCTCGGCCCGGAGCTGCTCGTCACCGCCATGTGGGAGAAGGACGCCCTCTGGTACGTGCCGGACGAGTCCAAGGACAAGATCCTCAAGCTGGCCCCGAGCGTCGCGCTGTGGGCCGCCCAGACCACCATCCCCAAGGCCATCCAGCGCCACGAGGACCTCGCCGCGTCCCTGGGCGCCGACGTCAAGGCCGCCGAGATCACCGCCGCCAAGGCCCGCTTCGAGAAGGCCGCGGCCCGGCTGCGCGCCGCCGCCAAGTCCAAGCCGAACATCAAGGTCATGATCGGCTCGGCCAGCCAGGACCTCTTCTACGTCTCGCTCGCCAAGACGTCCGCGGACACCCTGTACTTCCAGGAACTGGGCGTGAAGTTCGTCGAGCCGAAGGTCAACGCCGCAGGCTTCTTCGAGGAGCTGAGCTGGGAGAACGTCGACAAGTACGACGCCGACATCATCATGATGGACAACCGCTCCTCGGCCCTGCAGCCCGACGCCCTGACGTCCAAGCCGACCTGGGTCCAGCTGCCCGCCGTGAAGGCCGGTCAGGTCATCCCGCGTACCACCGAACCGATCTACTCGTACGACAAGTGCGCGCCGATCCTTGAGGACCTCGCGAAGGCCATCGAGGACGCCAAGAAGGCCGGCTGA
- a CDS encoding siderophore-interacting protein: MTTAAAPPIAPFRFFGLTVVRTRRLGPSMLRITFGGPGLDGFAAGGRDQSLSLFLPHPGQPEPVVPVDENGDWFDAWRALPEDVRAVMRSYTVRAQRGGPDGSTEIDIDFALHEDGGPACRWAAGAAPGDLLKALGPAVEDNTAVRFRPPQDTDWVLIWADETALPAASAALEWLPAGMRARVWLEVQHTEDRQALNTAARARISWLVRDEGAPSAVDAVRAAELPEGTGYVWIAGESSNVRALRRHLVQERQFDRRRITFVGYWRRGLSEEQLRAEAATEDA, encoded by the coding sequence ATGACGACCGCCGCCGCTCCCCCCATCGCCCCCTTCCGGTTTTTCGGCCTGACGGTCGTCCGGACCAGGCGGCTGGGGCCGTCCATGCTCCGGATCACCTTCGGCGGGCCGGGACTCGACGGCTTCGCCGCCGGGGGCCGGGATCAGAGTCTGTCGCTGTTCCTGCCGCACCCCGGCCAGCCGGAACCAGTCGTTCCGGTCGATGAGAACGGTGACTGGTTCGACGCCTGGCGGGCCTTGCCCGAGGATGTCCGGGCCGTCATGCGCTCGTACACGGTCCGCGCGCAGCGCGGCGGCCCCGACGGTTCGACCGAGATCGATATCGACTTCGCGCTGCACGAGGACGGGGGCCCGGCCTGCCGCTGGGCCGCCGGCGCCGCCCCCGGCGATCTCCTCAAGGCGCTCGGACCGGCCGTCGAGGACAACACGGCCGTCCGCTTCCGGCCCCCTCAGGACACCGACTGGGTGCTGATCTGGGCCGACGAGACGGCGCTGCCCGCTGCGTCCGCGGCCCTGGAGTGGCTGCCGGCCGGCATGCGGGCCCGGGTCTGGCTGGAGGTCCAGCACACCGAGGACCGCCAGGCGCTCAACACCGCGGCCCGCGCCCGGATCAGCTGGCTCGTCCGGGACGAGGGCGCACCGTCCGCCGTGGACGCCGTGCGCGCCGCGGAACTGCCCGAGGGGACCGGGTACGTCTGGATCGCGGGCGAGTCGTCGAACGTACGGGCGCTGCGTCGCCATCTCGTGCAGGAGCGTCAATTCGACCGCAGGCGCATCACGTTCGTCGGCTACTGGCGCCGTGGACTGAGCGAGGAGCAGCTGCGCGCGGAAGCGGCCACCGAGGACGCGTAA